A genomic segment from Corylus avellana chromosome ca5, CavTom2PMs-1.0 encodes:
- the LOC132182251 gene encoding exocyst complex component EXO70C2, which translates to MELNQPKKSDSFGRKEGTDTKPTSNTEALGEKIREDVDGAEGKKNEEEQNQLEVVPDPHCDLENVSDCIDKFLSSLSTKKDDDDKENDVIPVDIPHELLEKFSDLVEAKLSKPEVDSSFLAAVSRLSKLTKWLRDLKPEESHPSLLINRIGGIHERAISFLEEEFRLLLEDSRIGESDEKGKQDHHVQTELSESIGDHEADFPGYSDDVVSSLNNVAKEMIFGGYESECCQVYAVARSNAFEESLQKLGFENHSIDDIHKMHWEALEREIAIWIEAFKKCTTVYFSGEKALAESVFSNHPSLSDSLFSNLTRGILIQLLNFVEAVAMTKQRSAEKLFKFLDMYETLRDVVPAMDLFKNECGNELKNEATTAQCRLGEAAILMFTDLENSIKADTGKTPVPGGAVHPLTRYTMNYLKYACEYKDTLEQVFREHSRLERADSTSRPSRDETKSFDDHNESEPQTPFSLQLMRVMELLDSNLETKAKIYKDVGLSNIFMMNNGRYILQKIKGSTEIHDLMGDTWSRKRSSDLRQYHKNYQRETWSKLVGCLSNEGLNVNGKVVRPVLKERFKSFNQMFDEIHKTQSTWVVSDEQLQSELRVSISAVVIPAYRSFLGRFSQYFHTGRQTEKYVKYQPEDIETSIDELFDGNPTPRRRP; encoded by the coding sequence ATGGAGTTGAACCAGCCGAAAAAGTCCGATAGTTTTGGACGCAAAGAGGGCACCGACACAAAACCAACATCTAATACGGAGGCACTGGGAGAGAAGATCAGAGAGGACGTCGACGGAGCAGAGGGCAAGAAGAACGAAGAAGAACAGAATCAATTGGAGGTCGTCCCGGATCCTCATTGCGACCTCGAGAATGTTTCCGATTGTATTGACAAGTTTCTCTCGTCTCTTAGCACAAAGAAAGATGATGATGACAAGGAAAATGACGTCATTCCAGTAGATATCCCTCACGAGTTGCTCGAGAAGTTCTCAGATCTCGTCGAAGCGAAGCTCTCAAAGCCCGAGGTGGACTCTTCCTTTCTCGCGGCTGTGAGCCGACTATCGAAGCTGACAAAATGGCTCCGTGATTTGAAACCGGAGGAGTCTCatccttctcttttgatcaatCGCATTGGAGGCATTCACGAGCGAGCGATATCTTTTTTGGAGGAGGAATTCCGGTTGCTTCTAGAAGATTCTCGGATCGGTGAGTCCGATGAGAAAGGGAAGCAAGATCATCACGTACAAACAGAATTATCTGAATCCATTGGGGATCACGAGGCCGATTTTCCAGGGTACTCTGACGACGTCGTATCGAGCTTGAACAATGTAGCGAAGGAGATGATATTTGGTGGATACGAATCCGAGTGCTGCCAAGTCTACGCGGTGGCGAGAAGTAACGCGTTCGAAGAAAGCTTGCAAAAGTTAGGGTTTGAGAACCATAGCATCGACGACATCCACAAAATGCATTGGGAGGCGCTGGAGCGAGAGATCGCCATTTGGATCGAGGCCTTCAAGAAATGCACCACAGTGTACTTCTCCGGCGAGAAGGCCCTCGCAGAATCGGTCTTCTCCAACCATCCCTCACTCTCCGACAGCCTCTTTAGCAACCTCACTCGCGGCATTCTTATCCAACTCCTGAACTTCGTCGAGGCTGTCGCGATGACGAAGCAGCGCTCAGCCGAGAAGCTCTTCAAGTTCCTCGACATGTACGAGACGTTACGCGATGTTGTTCCGGCCATGGACTTGTTCAAGAATGAGTGTGGAAACGAGCTCAAGAACGAGGCAACCACTGCTCAGTGCCGGCTCGGCGAGGCGGCGATACTCATGTTCACCGATCTAGAGAATTCGATAAAGGCCGATACGGGGAAAACCCCGGTACCGGGCGGTGCGGTACACCCCTTAACTCGGTACACGATGAACTACCTAAAGTACGCTTGCGAGTACAAGGACACCTTGGAGCAAGTCTTCAGAGAGCACTCTAGGCTCGAACGAGCGGACTCGACGAGCAGGCCATCGCGCGATGAAACGAAGAGTTTTGATGATCATAACGAAAGCGAACCCCAGACACCGTTTTCGTTGCAGTTGATGAGAGTGATGGAATTGCTGGACTCCAATCTGGAAACCAAAGCGAAGATTTACAAGGACGTCGGGTTGAGCAACATCTTCATGATGAACAATGGGCGGTACATCTTACAGAAGATCAAAGGGTCCACGGAAATCCACGACCTGATGGGCGACACGTGGTCCCGCAAGCGATCGTCGGATTTAAGGCAGTACCACAAGAACTACCAAAGGGAGACGTGGAGTAAGCTTGTGGGGTGCTTGAGCAACGAGGGGTTGAACGTGAACGGGAAGGTGGTGAGGCCGGTTTTGAAGGAGCGGTTCAAGAGTTTCAACCAAATGTTCGACGAGATCCACAAGACGCAGAGCACGTGGGTGGTGAGTGACGAGCAGCTTCAATCGGAGCTAAGGGTCTCGATATCGGCGGTCGTGATACCGGCATACCGGTCCTTCTTGGGGAGGTTTTCGCAATATTTTCACACTGGGAGACAGACAGAGAAGTATGTGAAGTACCAGCCGGAAGACATAGAGACTAGCATTGATGAGCTATTTGATGGGAACCCAACGCCCAGGAGGAGACCATAG
- the LOC132181130 gene encoding uncharacterized protein LOC132181130, which translates to MRYYCFRRRRVSVRSCLIVCAICIGTGLLMLALRPVDDPTMDVDFPLVSRSSVVAFAPENGNWGQSSEGKRGQGGESERKCATVEEMGEVFKGGFQKESLRVRRIIEDHFALNGASRVRGLPPDQFCRHGFVMGKSSEAGFGNEMYKVLTGATLSIMLNRSLIIGQTRGKYPFGDYISYSNLTFTLKEVKHLWRHNGCERKYRKRLIMRTDDFEKPSETNVLCSNWREWKQPIIWFQGTTDATAAQFFLKNIHPEMRNAASNLFGQPESLQSRPNVFGELMRALISPTKDVEEAVNWVIGGGMDPHISLHMRMLTNRSVRAMWAALSCIRKAIRLRHLTSRPKVVLVSDSPSLVKAITPDLSEFAEVLHFDFELFKGNISNDYNGLHNLDFRVKDWGPAPRWVAFVDFFLASRAKYAVVSGAHRRVGTTYAQLIAALAAAHSLGDNSTGPSFSFLSSFQSNLLTEGLRLQVGWGHVWNRFAGPLSCRHQPGQCAATPLLPPAWWDGIWQSPIPRDIRRLAAYGVQLSGFGTIDEDYLQSFCKSRKAVVRTVPFLL; encoded by the exons ATGAGGTATTATTGTTTCAGAAGGAGACGAGTGTCCGTACGATCATGCCTGATTGTGTGTGCGATATGCATTGGCACTGGGCTACTGATGCTTGCTCTGAGACCGGTTGATGATCCTACAATGGACGTTGATTTTCCCTTGGTTTCTCGGAGTAGCGTCGTTGCCTTTGCGCCGGAGAATGGGAATTGGGGTCAGAGTAGCGAGGGAAAGAGAGGACAAGGAGGAGAGTCGGAGAGGAAGTGTGCGACGGTGGAGGAGATGGGAGAGGTGTTTAAAGGAGGATTCCAGAAGGAAAGTCTCCGAGTGAGAAGAATTATTGAGGATCATTTCGCTCTAAATG GTGCATCAAGAGTCCGAGGTCTTCCTCCAGATCAGTTCTGCAGACATGGTTTTGTGATGGGGAAATCATCTGAGGCAGGTTTTGGGAACGAAATGTACAAGGTCCTAACTGGCGCGACATTGAGTATAATGTTGAACCGGTCCCTAATCATTGGGCAAACCAG GGGAAAATATCCTTTTGGGGATTACATTTCTTACTCCAACCTCACCTTTACCTTGAAAGAAGTCAAGCATCTGTGGAGACACAATGGTTGTGAAAGGAAGTATAGAAAGCGTCTGATTATGAGGACTGATGATTTTGAGAAGCCATCTGAAACAAATGTCCTGTGCAGCAATTGGAGGGAATGGAAACAGCCTATCATTTG GTTCCAAGGTACCACAGATGCCACCGCAGCTCAATTTTTCTTGAAGAACATACACCCTGAGATGAGAAATGCTGCTTCTAACTTATTTGGACAACCAGAATCTCTCCAATCTCGGCCTAATGTGTTTGGGGAGCTGATGAGAGCTCTCATATCTCCTACAAAAGATGTTGAGGAAGCAGTCAATTGGGTTATTGGTGGTGGGATGGATCCTCATATCTCCTTGCACATGCGGATGCTTACAAATAG GTCGGTAAGAGCTATGTGGGCAGCATTGAGTTGCATCAGAAAAGCCATTCGCTTGCGACACCTTACGTCAAGACCAAAGGTGGTTTTAGTGTCGGATAGCCCATCTCTTGTAAAAGCTATCACGCCAGATTTAAGTGAATTTGCAGAG GTGCTTCATTTTGATTTTGAGCTTTTCAAAGGAAATATATCTAATGACTATAATGGATTGCATAATCTAGATTTTAGAGTGAAGGATTGGGGCCCTGCACCTAGATGGGTTGCATTTGTGGACTTCTTTCTTGCTTCACGTGCCAAGTATGCTGTTGTATCTGGGGCTCACAGGCGTGTTGGGACAACCTATGCTCAGTTAATAGCGGCACTGGCCGCAGCACATAGTCTTG GGGATAATTCCACGGGTCCAAGTTTTTCATTCTTAAGCAGTTTCCAAAGTAATTTGTTAACAGAAGGTTTAAGGCTTCAGGTTGGGTGGGGACATGTATGGAACCGGTTTGCTGGTCCGTTGAGTTGTCGTCACCAGCCCGGTCAATGTGCCGCCACACCGCTTCTACCTCCAGCTTGGTGGGATGGAATCTGGCAGTCCCCCATTCCACGGGATATTCGTAGGTTGGCTGCATATGGTGTCCAATTGTCTGGTTTTGGAACAATTGATGAAGATTATCTTCAGTCTTTCTGTAAGTCGAGAAAAGCTGTCGTGAGAACTGTACCATTCTTATTGTAA